The following are encoded together in the Proteiniphilum saccharofermentans genome:
- a CDS encoding glycoside hydrolase family 78 protein, whose amino-acid sequence MFLLNRLTILHKFQKPGILIILSTFLFCAHNTVYGNNIHPLRIIKLTCEYQQDPLLVASGTPLFGWQLQSDKQEIRQSAYTIEVYTRINGKEIKIWDSGKVLSGQSQQVKYDGRETLEPGKEYRWRVKVWDTRNYSSEWSEMDRFRMAPSDTELKAEWIGAIDKKEANIPEGRIYHALAASSEAAEKWMNTHPLSKRSIYLRKDFSIDKKIREAIIYISGLGHYELSLNGEKVGDSRFDPMWSDYDKTIYYNAYDVTHSLQQNNAIGVLLGNGFFNQQGGRYVKMQVSFGPPTLFFKLHITYTDGTKEEIDSNENWKYSLSPIIFNDMYGGEDYDARLEQNGWDSYGFDESDWLPVVVQSAPNGRLTPQTTASVKIMETYTPKSVKKVGDAYVFDMGQNLSGFPKIKVSGKSGDKVRLTVGENIHEDGSVNQSQSGSPYYYEYTLKGETQETWHPRFSYYGYKYVQADGVKPEEVQSHFVYNSSTRTGRFHCSNEIFNEAHRIIVNAIKSNMHAVFTDCPHREKLGWLEQVHLNGPGLFYNFDLTTFAPKIMQDIRDAQLPNGLVPDIAPEYVIFEGGFRDSPEWGSTAVFLPFMYYRFYGDKSLIMEYYDVMKKYADYLSSTATDHIVSHGLGDWCDYRKDEPYGVSKNTPVPLSASAHYYMVIDYLVQAAEIMDKSDDYDYYSTLREQVKNAFNKEFFDENTRQYGTGSQASNAMPLFAGIVEPPHKQAVLDNLIKDIQEKGYRLSTGDVGNRYLFQTLADNGLNEVMYKMHNHREVPGYGFQLQFGATTLTELWDPRDGASWNHFMMGQIEEWFYKSLAGITTEDYSGFQNIVIAPKPVGDLKFVEASYDTLYGTISVNWKIDGDQFKMDLFVPHNCTAKVYLPQQKDYKDVGSGHHSFTTTIN is encoded by the coding sequence ATGTTCTTATTAAACCGACTAACCATTTTACACAAGTTTCAAAAGCCGGGAATTTTAATTATCCTGTCAACCTTTCTATTCTGTGCTCACAATACAGTATATGGAAATAACATTCATCCTCTCAGGATCATAAAACTTACCTGCGAGTATCAACAAGATCCACTACTGGTTGCTTCAGGCACACCTCTTTTCGGATGGCAACTGCAATCGGATAAGCAGGAAATACGCCAGTCAGCTTACACCATAGAGGTTTATACCCGTATCAACGGGAAAGAAATAAAAATATGGGATTCGGGAAAAGTGCTATCCGGTCAAAGCCAACAGGTAAAATACGACGGCAGGGAAACATTGGAACCGGGAAAAGAGTATCGGTGGAGAGTCAAGGTCTGGGATACACGTAATTACTCTTCGGAATGGAGTGAAATGGACAGATTCCGGATGGCTCCTTCGGATACGGAATTAAAAGCCGAATGGATCGGAGCGATTGACAAAAAAGAGGCCAATATCCCGGAAGGAAGAATCTATCACGCACTGGCTGCCTCATCGGAAGCAGCCGAAAAATGGATGAATACCCATCCCCTTTCCAAAAGAAGTATCTATCTGAGAAAAGATTTTTCCATCGATAAGAAAATCAGAGAGGCAATTATTTATATCAGCGGATTAGGCCACTATGAACTTTCATTGAACGGAGAAAAGGTGGGAGATTCCCGGTTTGATCCCATGTGGAGTGATTACGACAAGACAATCTATTATAATGCCTATGATGTGACTCATTCCCTGCAACAGAACAACGCAATCGGAGTATTGTTGGGGAACGGATTCTTTAATCAGCAGGGTGGCCGGTACGTAAAAATGCAGGTGAGTTTTGGTCCCCCTACCCTGTTTTTTAAACTTCATATAACTTATACGGACGGCACAAAAGAGGAAATCGATTCGAACGAAAACTGGAAATATTCTTTAAGCCCCATTATCTTCAATGATATGTATGGCGGCGAAGATTATGACGCAAGGCTGGAGCAGAATGGGTGGGATAGTTATGGATTCGATGAGTCGGACTGGTTACCGGTAGTGGTACAAAGTGCCCCCAATGGGCGTCTTACACCACAGACCACTGCTTCCGTTAAAATAATGGAAACATACACACCTAAGTCGGTGAAAAAAGTGGGTGATGCATATGTCTTCGATATGGGACAAAACCTATCAGGCTTTCCAAAGATCAAAGTCTCGGGAAAGTCAGGAGATAAAGTCAGATTGACAGTAGGTGAAAACATTCACGAAGACGGTTCCGTAAATCAATCACAATCGGGATCGCCCTATTATTACGAATACACTTTAAAAGGAGAGACGCAAGAGACATGGCATCCCCGTTTCTCCTATTACGGTTATAAATATGTCCAGGCAGATGGTGTCAAGCCGGAAGAGGTACAGTCCCATTTCGTGTATAATTCGAGCACCCGGACAGGTCGTTTTCACTGTTCGAATGAGATTTTCAATGAGGCTCACCGGATTATTGTGAATGCGATCAAAAGTAATATGCACGCTGTGTTTACCGATTGTCCCCACCGTGAAAAACTCGGATGGCTGGAACAGGTACATCTGAACGGTCCCGGACTGTTTTACAATTTTGACCTGACCACGTTTGCACCGAAGATCATGCAGGATATACGCGATGCACAGCTTCCAAACGGTCTGGTTCCCGATATTGCTCCCGAGTATGTTATTTTTGAAGGAGGATTCCGCGATTCTCCCGAATGGGGAAGTACGGCCGTTTTCCTGCCGTTCATGTATTACCGGTTCTACGGAGATAAATCCCTGATCATGGAATACTACGACGTAATGAAAAAGTATGCCGATTACCTTTCTTCTACCGCAACTGACCATATTGTGTCACACGGGCTGGGAGACTGGTGCGATTACCGGAAAGACGAACCCTACGGCGTATCCAAGAACACTCCGGTACCTTTGTCCGCATCTGCTCACTATTATATGGTGATTGACTACCTTGTACAGGCTGCCGAAATAATGGATAAATCCGACGATTATGACTACTATTCAACGCTCAGGGAGCAGGTAAAAAATGCATTTAACAAAGAATTCTTCGATGAAAACACTCGGCAATACGGTACGGGAAGTCAGGCATCGAATGCTATGCCGCTGTTTGCGGGTATTGTGGAACCTCCACACAAACAAGCCGTACTGGATAATTTAATAAAAGACATACAAGAAAAAGGGTACCGGCTCTCCACGGGAGATGTCGGAAACAGGTACCTGTTCCAAACGTTGGCCGATAACGGATTAAACGAAGTCATGTATAAAATGCATAATCATAGGGAAGTGCCTGGATACGGTTTCCAGTTGCAATTCGGTGCCACAACACTTACCGAGTTATGGGATCCGAGAGACGGCGCATCATGGAATCACTTCATGATGGGCCAGATTGAGGAGTGGTTCTACAAATCACTGGCAGGAATAACGACAGAAGACTACAGTGGTTTCCAAAATATAGTGATTGCACCGAAACCGGTGGGAGACCTGAAGTTTGTAGAAGCATCCTACGATACTTTGTATGGCACAATCTCCGTCAACTGGAAAATCGATGGCGATCAATTTAAAATGGATTTGTTCGTCCCGCACAATTGTACTGCCAAAGTGTATCTTCCGCAACAAAAAGATTATAAAGATGTTGGAAGCGGACATCATTCGTTTACAACAACAATAAATTAA
- a CDS encoding FadR/GntR family transcriptional regulator: MERLKIQNNSVTLVDQVEDKLLTYFREKDLQTGDPIPNEMELSASLGVARSVLREALSRLKMMGMIETRTRRGMILSEPSILGGMKRVVDPRILSEDALFDILGFRIALEMGICSDIFRNITPKDIEDLEEIVKVGIMYENNEYAPFSEFTFHTRLYQITGNKTIAEFQNIVHPVMTFVKDKFKEYLAPINIKLKEEGRIVTHQDLLHYLKENDEDGYRKALEQHFEVYKIFIRQKNETIHHQKCVVKQ; the protein is encoded by the coding sequence ATGGAAAGACTGAAAATTCAGAATAATTCTGTTACCCTGGTGGATCAGGTGGAAGACAAACTTTTGACCTATTTTAGAGAGAAAGATCTTCAAACGGGGGATCCTATTCCTAATGAAATGGAGCTGTCGGCTTCCTTAGGTGTAGCCCGGAGTGTGTTACGCGAAGCGTTGAGCCGGTTAAAGATGATGGGTATGATTGAAACCCGTACCCGGCGGGGTATGATCCTTTCGGAGCCATCTATCCTGGGAGGAATGAAACGGGTAGTAGATCCCCGTATTTTAAGCGAAGATGCTTTATTCGATATCCTGGGGTTCAGGATTGCTTTAGAGATGGGTATATGCAGCGATATTTTCAGAAATATTACGCCGAAAGACATCGAAGATCTTGAAGAAATTGTGAAAGTAGGTATTATGTATGAGAACAACGAATATGCGCCTTTCAGCGAATTTACTTTTCATACGAGATTGTATCAGATAACAGGGAATAAAACAATCGCTGAATTCCAGAATATTGTGCATCCCGTGATGACCTTTGTAAAAGACAAATTCAAGGAATACCTGGCTCCCATCAATATAAAACTCAAAGAAGAAGGACGGATTGTAACCCATCAGGATCTGTTACACTATCTGAAAGAAAATGATGAGGACGGATACAGAAAGGCACTGGAACAACATTTCGAGGTTTATAAGATTTTCATCCGACAAAAGAACGAAACTATTCATCATCAAAAATGCGTTGTCAAACAATAA